In one window of Bradyrhizobium sp. AZCC 1721 DNA:
- a CDS encoding cupin domain-containing protein, producing the protein MTGTHDHTHLHHSHDHDERWKHDGVRVIPGNQLDPNVPSTAGMDRKAAINFARVGAQKLWAGTVTIRPDAKTGAHHHGHLESIIYVVKGKARMRWGEHLQFTAEAGPGDFIFVPPYVPHQEINASRDEVLECVLVRSDGEAVAINLDIEPVEKPETVLWVDPVHRDPAEKK; encoded by the coding sequence ATGACCGGCACGCATGACCACACCCATTTGCACCACTCCCACGATCACGACGAGCGCTGGAAGCATGACGGCGTCCGCGTGATTCCCGGCAATCAGCTCGATCCCAACGTGCCCTCGACCGCGGGCATGGACCGCAAGGCCGCGATCAATTTCGCCCGCGTCGGCGCGCAGAAATTGTGGGCGGGCACGGTGACGATCCGGCCCGATGCCAAGACCGGCGCGCATCACCACGGCCATCTCGAAAGCATCATCTATGTCGTGAAGGGCAAGGCGCGGATGCGCTGGGGCGAACATCTGCAGTTCACCGCCGAGGCCGGCCCCGGCGATTTCATCTTCGTGCCGCCCTACGTGCCGCATCAGGAGATCAATGCCAGCCGCGACGAGGTGCTGGAATGCGTGCTGGTGCGCTCTGACGGCGAGGCGGTGGCGATCAATCTCGACATCGAGCCGGTGGAAAAGCCGGAGACCGTGCTGTGGGTCGATCCGGTGCACCGCGATCCCGCCGAGAAGAAGTGA
- a CDS encoding enoyl-CoA hydratase/isomerase family protein — MTLVRYESTGHVATITMDRRSSHNALNNALCDELRQAWQRFHDSDDRVAVLASSEDAYFSVGADVKDLPVNMWHAVPGLGVELDKPVIAATSGWVVGGAFVLVQMADMCVASETTRFIYPEGKIGTTAGGVSSVMARMPHKIAMEFLLVGEEMSAERAYQIGFVNKVAPKGQHVALAQEMAAKIAANAPLVVRALKKLARDAIPKGPLETVAEVRRLLDVVRDSDDLKEGVKAFAEKRKPDFKGR; from the coding sequence ATGACGCTTGTTCGCTACGAGAGCACGGGCCACGTCGCCACCATCACGATGGATCGTAGATCCTCGCACAACGCGCTCAACAACGCCTTGTGCGACGAACTGCGGCAGGCCTGGCAGCGTTTTCACGACAGCGACGATCGCGTGGCGGTGCTCGCCTCGTCCGAGGACGCGTATTTCTCGGTCGGCGCCGACGTGAAGGATCTCCCCGTCAACATGTGGCACGCGGTGCCCGGCTTGGGCGTTGAGCTGGACAAGCCGGTCATTGCCGCGACCTCGGGATGGGTCGTCGGCGGCGCCTTCGTGCTGGTGCAGATGGCCGACATGTGCGTGGCCTCGGAGACGACGCGCTTCATCTACCCCGAGGGCAAGATCGGCACCACCGCTGGCGGCGTCTCCTCGGTGATGGCGCGCATGCCGCACAAGATCGCCATGGAATTCCTCCTGGTCGGTGAGGAAATGTCGGCGGAGCGGGCCTATCAGATTGGCTTCGTCAACAAGGTCGCGCCGAAGGGACAGCATGTCGCACTCGCCCAGGAGATGGCCGCAAAAATCGCCGCCAACGCGCCGCTGGTGGTTCGAGCCCTGAAGAAGCTCGCCCGCGATGCGATACCGAAGGGGCCCCTGGAGACGGTCGCCGAGGTGCGCCGGCTGCTCGACGTCGTGCGCGACAGCGACGACCTCAAGGAAGGCGTCAAGGCGTTCGCGGAAAAGCGCAAGCCTGACTTCAAGGGCAGGTAG
- a CDS encoding VOC family protein, translating into MAKMIFVNLPVSDLARSTAFYQAIGGEKNPQFCDDTASCMVFSETIYVMLLTHDKYRQFTPKKIADAKTTSQVLICLSADNREAVDDMVSKAQGAGGGADPGPKQDYGSMYGRSFEDPDGHHWEVMWMDVAAATAAQSATAAA; encoded by the coding sequence ATGGCCAAAATGATCTTCGTCAATCTGCCTGTCAGCGATCTCGCCCGCTCGACCGCCTTCTACCAGGCGATCGGCGGCGAAAAGAATCCGCAATTTTGCGATGATACGGCGTCCTGCATGGTGTTTTCCGAGACCATCTACGTCATGCTGCTGACGCACGACAAATACCGCCAGTTCACCCCAAAGAAGATCGCCGACGCCAAGACCACCAGCCAGGTTCTGATCTGCCTTTCCGCCGACAACCGTGAGGCGGTGGACGATATGGTCAGCAAGGCGCAAGGCGCAGGCGGCGGCGCCGACCCGGGCCCGAAACAGGATTACGGCTCCATGTATGGCCGCAGCTTCGAAGATCCCGACGGCCACCATTGGGAAGTGATGTGGATGGATGTCGCGGCCGCAACCGCTGCGCAATCCGCCACGGCCGCCGCCTGA
- a CDS encoding phospholipid carrier-dependent glycosyltransferase: MRTGITAGLLFVLAHFAMLIGVTAPEKFYFDEVHYVPAARQMLEPTMREPMLNPMHPPLAKQFIALSIHSLGDGPLGWRYPAVLFGSLAVVAVYLCGLALFAAQSPAIAASLLAFFNQMLFLQSRIAMLDIFALAFGLFAIAAFMHGFRRERPHLWFALAGIGFGLSAGCKWSGLFALAVCIGIVAVIRLMQSWRTHFADAGPEDWYRPDRWPGFKAWHFAVCFAVIPAVVYLATFIPLYGLSVSDILQAQRRIFNDNTTSAIAGHTYMSSWPSWPFLVRPVWYLFDKVDEDHIAAVVFLGNPLILWPALIAVAICLRDWIVTRRADAFLILAFYFGPYLAWALLPRTLGFIYYYLPAATTASLALVYALKRGSMPGWVLWAYVAIGFAGFAAMLPISAAFIGTSMATFSRLMIFQNWI, translated from the coding sequence ATGCGCACGGGCATCACCGCGGGACTTCTTTTTGTTCTCGCGCACTTTGCGATGCTGATCGGCGTCACCGCCCCGGAAAAATTCTATTTCGACGAGGTGCATTACGTCCCGGCGGCGCGGCAGATGCTTGAGCCGACGATGCGAGAGCCGATGCTCAATCCGATGCATCCACCGCTCGCCAAGCAGTTCATCGCCCTGTCGATCCATTCATTAGGCGACGGACCGCTGGGCTGGCGATATCCGGCCGTGCTGTTCGGATCGCTCGCCGTTGTTGCGGTGTATCTGTGCGGCCTGGCGCTGTTCGCCGCCCAGAGCCCGGCGATTGCGGCGAGCCTGCTCGCCTTTTTCAATCAGATGCTGTTCTTGCAATCGCGGATCGCGATGCTGGATATTTTTGCGCTCGCTTTCGGCCTGTTCGCCATCGCGGCATTCATGCATGGCTTTCGAAGAGAGCGGCCGCATCTGTGGTTCGCGCTTGCCGGGATCGGCTTTGGCCTATCGGCCGGCTGCAAATGGAGCGGGCTGTTCGCGCTCGCAGTCTGCATCGGCATCGTCGCCGTGATCCGCTTGATGCAAAGCTGGCGCACTCACTTCGCGGATGCCGGGCCGGAGGATTGGTACCGGCCCGATCGCTGGCCCGGTTTCAAGGCCTGGCATTTCGCTGTCTGCTTCGCAGTAATTCCGGCCGTCGTTTATCTTGCCACCTTCATTCCGCTCTACGGATTGTCAGTTTCGGATATTCTGCAGGCGCAACGGCGCATCTTCAACGATAACACGACGAGTGCGATTGCAGGCCACACCTATATGAGTTCATGGCCGTCCTGGCCGTTCCTGGTGCGCCCGGTCTGGTATCTTTTTGACAAGGTCGACGAAGACCATATCGCCGCCGTGGTCTTCCTCGGCAACCCGCTGATCCTGTGGCCGGCGCTGATTGCGGTCGCGATCTGCCTGCGCGACTGGATCGTGACGCGGCGGGCCGACGCCTTCCTGATACTGGCGTTCTATTTCGGCCCATACCTCGCATGGGCATTGCTGCCGCGAACGCTCGGCTTCATCTATTACTATCTGCCGGCGGCGACCACGGCGAGCCTTGCGCTGGTGTATGCCTTGAAACGCGGCAGCATGCCCGGTTGGGTGCTATGGGCCTACGTTGCAATCGGCTTTGCCGGCTTTGCCGCAATGTTGCCGATATCGGCCGCGTTCATAGGTACCTCGATGGCGACGTTCAGCCGCCTGATGATCTTCCAGAACTGGATTTGA
- a CDS encoding OmpA family protein, translating into MTRFLSIMTIGAALSMTAGLAVAGDTVSADKILDALKPKPGATRGLSTGPQQPVDAAAKAKEVGFVDTLRNRKTRSLSLGERQEIAELAASKPKIDLEIQFDYNSADISKNSVSAVQELGKALSDSSLKGSTFVVAGHTDAIGSEAYNQDLSERRADTIKKYLTEKYGIAGSNLVTVGYGETKPKDANAPMDPTNRRVQVVNMDSKTASK; encoded by the coding sequence ATGACCCGCTTTCTCTCGATCATGACTATCGGCGCCGCGCTGTCGATGACGGCGGGGCTGGCCGTCGCCGGCGACACCGTCTCGGCCGACAAGATCCTGGACGCTCTGAAGCCGAAGCCGGGCGCGACCCGCGGCCTTTCGACCGGCCCGCAGCAGCCGGTGGATGCTGCCGCAAAGGCCAAGGAAGTCGGCTTCGTCGACACCCTACGCAACCGCAAGACCCGGTCGCTGTCGCTCGGCGAGCGCCAGGAAATCGCGGAACTTGCCGCGAGCAAACCGAAGATCGATCTCGAAATTCAGTTCGACTACAATTCGGCCGACATCAGCAAGAACTCGGTTTCCGCTGTGCAGGAACTCGGCAAGGCGCTCTCCGATTCGAGCCTGAAGGGTTCGACCTTTGTGGTCGCCGGTCATACCGACGCGATCGGCAGCGAGGCCTACAACCAGGATCTTTCCGAGCGACGTGCCGATACGATCAAGAAGTACCTGACCGAGAAGTACGGCATCGCCGGTTCCAATCTCGTGACGGTCGGTTACGGCGAGACCAAGCCGAAGGACGCGAATGCGCCGATGGACCCCACCAACCGCCGCGTTCAGGTCGTCAACATGGATAGCAAGACCGCCTCCAAGTGA
- a CDS encoding winged helix-turn-helix domain-containing protein: MPRTTKPHLLTKLEARRIWLHAQRLDTSEPFGAGPQAVAAVVDHLGYVQIDTIHVIERCHHHILYSRIPAYARADLRQAQSVDKSVFEYWTHALSYVPAKDFRFFVPAMREHRREGHPWFASVKPEDTRKVMRLLRRDGALTIRDIEDDILTEKEHLWQSRKPSKRALQLAFYTGEVTISERTGMLKTYELMTRHFGWDKPPKPAPSAEITAYLLDRALRSQGIVSLDSACHLDAPSKPAVRRLIEARVRRKELVPVALEGAGKQEHWARPEVLEANGTADISEGPVHILSPFDPLIIQRKRTELFFDYGHRFEAYVPKEKRLFGYFALPVLVGEDIVAAIDLKTDRQNKKLLLQKWSWVGKGAVRAARKDYKRRIEEELDRFERFQLGE, translated from the coding sequence ATGCCCCGCACGACTAAGCCCCATCTCCTGACCAAGCTGGAAGCCCGGCGAATCTGGCTGCACGCTCAACGGCTCGACACCAGCGAACCGTTCGGCGCCGGACCGCAGGCGGTCGCGGCCGTGGTGGACCATCTCGGCTATGTCCAGATCGACACCATCCACGTCATCGAGCGCTGCCATCACCACATTCTCTATAGCCGCATCCCGGCTTACGCCCGCGCCGACCTGCGCCAGGCGCAGAGCGTCGACAAGAGCGTGTTCGAATACTGGACCCACGCCCTGTCCTATGTGCCGGCGAAGGATTTTCGCTTCTTCGTTCCGGCGATGCGAGAGCACCGGCGCGAAGGCCACCCATGGTTTGCCTCCGTCAAGCCGGAGGACACCCGCAAGGTGATGCGGCTGTTGCGGCGCGACGGCGCGCTCACCATCCGCGACATCGAGGATGACATCCTGACCGAGAAAGAGCATCTGTGGCAGAGCCGAAAACCCTCGAAGCGGGCGCTGCAGCTTGCCTTCTACACCGGCGAGGTGACGATCTCCGAACGCACCGGCATGCTCAAGACCTATGAGCTGATGACGCGGCATTTCGGTTGGGACAAGCCGCCAAAGCCGGCTCCCTCAGCGGAAATCACCGCCTACCTGCTCGACCGCGCGCTTCGCTCGCAAGGAATCGTCAGCCTGGATTCCGCCTGCCATCTCGACGCGCCGAGTAAGCCCGCGGTGCGGCGCCTGATCGAGGCGCGGGTGCGGCGCAAGGAACTGGTGCCGGTCGCGCTTGAAGGCGCAGGCAAGCAGGAGCACTGGGCCCGGCCGGAAGTGCTGGAGGCGAATGGGACGGCGGATATAAGCGAGGGCCCGGTGCACATCCTCTCGCCGTTCGACCCCCTGATCATTCAGCGCAAGCGCACCGAACTGTTCTTCGATTACGGCCACCGCTTCGAGGCCTATGTGCCGAAGGAGAAGCGCCTGTTCGGCTATTTCGCGCTGCCGGTGCTGGTCGGCGAAGACATCGTCGCCGCCATCGATCTCAAAACCGACCGCCAGAACAAGAAACTCCTGTTGCAGAAATGGAGCTGGGTCGGCAAGGGCGCGGTGAGGGCGGCGCGCAAGGACTACAAGCGGCGCATCGAGGAAGAGCTGGATCGCTTCGAGCGGTTTCAGTTGGGGGAGTAG
- a CDS encoding efflux RND transporter periplasmic adaptor subunit: MFARSIFSSYYRLLTGAFLALAVFVLAGCNEKATEAAAPGRPVLVATVHYAAETPERSFVGTIRPRIETDMGFRVPGKVARRLVEVGQTVDVGQPLATLDEVDLKLQAEQAEAEFRAATGVLAQAGAAEQRAKDLRAKGWTTDAQMDQSRAAADEARARLNRAERQVELTKNSLSYATLVADTRGVVTATLIDAGQVVAAGQTAVRVARFAEKEAVVAIPETLVGRAKSGTATVTLWSDSEKKYAAKLREIAPSADPATRTYLAKFSLPDADDKVSLGMTATLTLADGASERVAKLPLSALFSQGSNPSLYIVDDSGAIALKPVVVKSYESNAVVISGGVNEGAKVVALGVQKLDPAQKVRVVSSLSF; encoded by the coding sequence ATGTTCGCCCGGTCCATTTTCTCTAGCTATTACAGGCTCTTGACAGGAGCTTTTTTGGCGCTTGCGGTGTTCGTGCTGGCTGGTTGCAATGAAAAAGCGACTGAGGCGGCCGCTCCCGGGCGCCCGGTTCTGGTTGCCACCGTGCACTATGCGGCCGAGACGCCGGAACGCAGTTTCGTTGGCACCATCCGTCCCCGGATCGAGACCGACATGGGCTTCCGCGTCCCCGGCAAGGTCGCCCGGCGTCTGGTCGAGGTCGGCCAGACCGTGGATGTCGGCCAGCCACTCGCCACCCTCGATGAGGTCGATCTGAAGCTGCAGGCCGAACAGGCCGAGGCCGAATTCCGCGCCGCTACTGGCGTGCTGGCACAGGCTGGCGCCGCCGAGCAGCGCGCCAAGGATCTGCGTGCCAAGGGCTGGACCACCGACGCCCAGATGGATCAGAGCCGCGCCGCCGCCGATGAAGCGCGGGCGCGCCTTAATCGCGCCGAGCGGCAGGTCGAACTCACCAAGAACTCGCTGTCCTATGCAACGCTGGTCGCCGATACCCGCGGCGTGGTCACCGCGACCTTGATCGACGCCGGCCAGGTCGTCGCCGCCGGCCAGACCGCGGTCCGCGTCGCCCGCTTTGCCGAGAAGGAGGCCGTGGTCGCGATTCCCGAGACGCTGGTCGGCCGCGCCAAGTCCGGCACCGCCACCGTGACGCTATGGTCGGATTCGGAAAAGAAATATGCCGCGAAGCTGCGCGAGATCGCGCCTTCCGCAGACCCCGCTACGCGGACCTATCTGGCCAAATTCTCGCTGCCGGATGCCGACGACAAAGTCTCGCTTGGCATGACCGCCACCCTGACGCTGGCCGATGGGGCCAGCGAGCGCGTGGCAAAACTGCCGCTGTCGGCGCTGTTCAGCCAGGGCAGCAATCCCTCGCTCTATATCGTCGACGATTCCGGCGCGATCGCACTGAAGCCGGTCGTCGTGAAATCCTACGAGAGCAATGCCGTCGTGATTTCAGGCGGCGTCAACGAAGGCGCCAAGGTGGTTGCGCTCGGCGTGCAGAAGCTCGATCCGGCCCAGAAGGTCCGGGTGGTCTCGTCGCTGTCGTTCTAG
- a CDS encoding efflux RND transporter permease subunit, which translates to MKRFNLSGWAVSHPTLILFLMIVLGVAGFFSYQRLGRAEDPFFTVKVVNVSAIWPGATAQEMQTQVADPIEKKLQELPFFEKVQTYSKPSFTALQVTFKDSTPPKDVPYLFYLLRKKLADVQGQLPAGLLGPNVNDEFSDVDSILYMMTGDGADYAQLKKAAEGMRQRLLKVSGVTKVNLYGTQDERIFVEFSHAKLATLGITPQALFDSLAKQNNVTPAGTVETSSQRVPLRVTGALDGAKAVAETPVESNGRVFRLGDIATVTHGFVDPPTFVARQEGKPAIGIGVVTTKGANILELGKEVEKATNGFMKAVPQGIEVEQIADQPKVVERAVGEFVHSFIEALAIVLFVSFVALGWRTGIVVAMSVPLVLAIVFIVMNAMSIDLHRITLGALIIALGLLVDDAIIAVEMMVVKMEQGWDRVRAASFAWESTAFPMLTGTLVTAAGFLPIGFANSAVGEYAGGIFWIVAISLVASWFVAVIFTPYLGVKLLPNIAVHHNHDPHAIYETRMYRGLRAVVQWCVDHRIKVVAATVGVFALSIVGFGNVQQQFFPLSERPELFLQLRLPEGTAFNVTEKSVKKAEALLKDDKDIATYTAYVGQGSPRFWLGLNPQLPNEAFAEIVIVSKDVEARERIKARLEKAVAEGDLSEARVRIDRFNFGPPVGFPVQFRVIGPDPNTVRDIAYKVRDVMKQNPNVTEPQLDWNEQSPYLKLVVDQDRARALGLTPQDVSQALAMLISGAPVTTIRDGIEKVGVVARAVPSERLDLGRVGDLTVTSRNGVAVPLQQIARIEYSHEEPIMWRRNRDMAITVRTDVVDGVQAPDVTNQIWPKLKEIRDHLEPAYRIEPGGAFEESEKGNASIALLFPLMALVMLTLLMIQLQSFSRLILVFLTAPLGIVGASLGLNIANQPFGFVALLGLIALAGMIMRNAVILVDQIEADVSQGLTRKEAIVEATVRRARPVILTALAAILAMIPLSRSAFWGPMAITIMGGLFVATFLTLLYLPGLYALWFRKSLEESGQAEQPDLAAQHQAKEHPKGPHAIPLADAAE; encoded by the coding sequence ATGAAGCGCTTCAATCTTTCGGGCTGGGCGGTGAGCCATCCGACCCTGATCCTGTTCCTGATGATCGTGCTCGGCGTCGCCGGCTTCTTCTCCTACCAGCGGCTCGGCCGCGCCGAGGACCCGTTCTTCACCGTGAAGGTGGTGAACGTTTCCGCGATCTGGCCGGGCGCAACCGCGCAGGAAATGCAGACCCAGGTGGCCGACCCCATCGAAAAGAAGCTGCAGGAATTGCCGTTCTTCGAGAAGGTGCAGACCTATTCCAAGCCGTCGTTCACGGCGCTGCAGGTGACCTTCAAGGATTCGACGCCGCCGAAGGACGTGCCCTATCTGTTCTATCTGTTGCGCAAGAAGCTCGCCGACGTGCAGGGCCAGTTGCCCGCGGGTCTGCTCGGGCCGAACGTCAACGACGAATTTTCCGACGTCGATTCCATTCTCTACATGATGACCGGCGACGGCGCCGACTACGCGCAATTGAAGAAGGCCGCTGAAGGCATGCGTCAGCGCCTGTTGAAGGTTTCCGGCGTCACCAAGGTCAATCTCTACGGCACCCAGGACGAGCGCATTTTCGTCGAATTCTCCCACGCCAAGCTCGCAACGCTCGGCATCACGCCGCAGGCGCTATTCGATTCGCTCGCCAAGCAGAACAACGTCACGCCCGCCGGCACGGTGGAAACTTCCTCGCAGCGCGTGCCGCTGCGCGTCACCGGCGCACTCGATGGCGCCAAGGCAGTCGCGGAAACCCCGGTCGAAAGCAACGGCCGCGTGTTCCGGCTCGGCGATATAGCGACCGTCACCCACGGCTTCGTCGACCCTCCGACCTTCGTCGCCCGTCAGGAAGGCAAGCCCGCGATCGGCATCGGCGTCGTCACCACCAAGGGCGCCAACATCCTCGAGCTCGGCAAGGAGGTCGAGAAGGCGACTAACGGTTTCATGAAGGCGGTGCCGCAGGGCATCGAGGTCGAGCAGATCGCCGACCAGCCAAAGGTGGTCGAGCGCGCCGTCGGCGAGTTCGTTCATTCCTTCATCGAGGCGCTGGCGATCGTGCTGTTCGTGTCGTTCGTCGCGCTCGGCTGGCGCACGGGTATCGTGGTCGCCATGTCGGTGCCGCTGGTGCTCGCGATCGTGTTCATCGTCATGAACGCGATGTCGATCGACCTGCACCGCATCACGCTCGGCGCGCTGATCATCGCGCTCGGCCTGTTGGTCGACGACGCCATCATCGCGGTGGAGATGATGGTGGTAAAAATGGAACAGGGATGGGACCGCGTCCGCGCGGCGTCCTTTGCCTGGGAATCAACTGCGTTTCCGATGCTCACGGGGACGCTGGTCACGGCCGCTGGCTTCCTCCCCATCGGCTTTGCCAATTCGGCGGTCGGCGAATATGCCGGCGGCATCTTCTGGATCGTGGCGATCTCGCTGGTCGCGTCCTGGTTCGTGGCGGTGATCTTCACGCCTTATCTCGGTGTCAAGCTGCTGCCTAACATCGCCGTGCACCACAACCACGATCCGCACGCGATCTACGAGACGCGGATGTATCGGGGCCTGCGCGCCGTGGTGCAGTGGTGCGTCGACCACCGTATCAAGGTGGTGGCAGCGACGGTCGGCGTGTTCGCGCTGTCGATCGTGGGCTTTGGCAACGTGCAGCAGCAGTTCTTCCCGCTGTCGGAGCGGCCCGAGCTGTTCCTGCAACTGCGCCTGCCGGAAGGCACCGCCTTCAACGTCACGGAGAAGTCCGTCAAGAAGGCCGAAGCGCTCTTGAAGGACGACAAGGATATCGCGACCTACACCGCCTATGTCGGTCAGGGTTCGCCGCGCTTCTGGCTCGGCCTCAATCCGCAACTGCCCAACGAGGCCTTTGCGGAGATCGTGATCGTCTCCAAGGACGTCGAGGCCCGCGAGCGGATCAAGGCGCGGCTGGAGAAGGCGGTCGCCGAGGGCGACCTGTCCGAAGCGCGCGTGCGCATCGATCGCTTCAATTTCGGCCCGCCGGTCGGTTTCCCGGTCCAGTTCCGCGTGATCGGCCCCGACCCCAACACCGTGCGCGACATCGCCTACAAGGTCCGCGATGTCATGAAGCAAAATCCCAATGTCACGGAGCCGCAGCTCGACTGGAACGAGCAGTCGCCTTACCTGAAGCTCGTGGTCGATCAGGACCGGGCCAGGGCGCTCGGCCTCACCCCGCAGGACGTCTCGCAGGCGCTTGCGATGCTGATCTCGGGCGCGCCGGTCACCACCATTCGCGACGGCATCGAGAAGGTCGGCGTGGTCGCGCGCGCGGTGCCGTCCGAGCGGCTCGACCTCGGCCGCGTCGGCGATCTCACCGTGACCTCGCGCAACGGCGTCGCCGTGCCGCTGCAGCAGATTGCCAGGATCGAATATTCCCATGAGGAGCCGATCATGTGGCGGCGCAACCGCGATATGGCGATCACGGTGCGGACCGACGTCGTCGACGGCGTGCAGGCGCCCGACGTCACCAACCAGATCTGGCCGAAGCTGAAGGAAATCCGCGATCATCTCGAGCCGGCCTACCGGATCGAGCCGGGCGGCGCGTTCGAGGAATCCGAAAAGGGCAACGCCTCGATAGCCCTGCTGTTTCCGCTGATGGCGCTGGTGATGCTTACTCTGCTGATGATCCAGTTGCAGAGCTTCTCGCGTCTGATCCTGGTGTTCCTGACCGCGCCGCTCGGCATCGTCGGCGCCTCGCTCGGCCTCAATATTGCCAACCAGCCGTTCGGCTTCGTGGCGCTGCTCGGACTGATCGCGCTGGCCGGCATGATCATGCGCAACGCGGTGATTCTGGTCGATCAGATCGAGGCCGACGTTTCCCAAGGCCTGACGCGGAAGGAAGCCATCGTCGAGGCCACCGTCCGGCGGGCTCGCCCGGTGATCCTGACGGCGCTGGCGGCGATCCTGGCCATGATCCCGCTGTCCCGCTCCGCCTTCTGGGGGCCGATGGCGATCACCATCATGGGCGGCTTGTTTGTTGCAACCTTCCTGACCTTGCTGTACCTGCCGGGCCTTTACGCCCTGTGGTTCAGGAAGAGCCTGGAAGAAAGCGGTCAGGCCGAGCAGCCCGATCTTGCAGCGCAACATCAGGCCAAGGAGCACCCCAAGGGTCCGCACGCAATTCCGCTTGCCGACGCCGCAGAATAA
- a CDS encoding TetR/AcrR family transcriptional regulator — translation MTLISEHIETDTREKILVVAERLFRQIGYQKTTVADIAKELRMSPANVYRFFDSKKAIHEGVARTLMGEVEVEAQRIASMPGPAAVRLRDMMKTINRMNTERYVGDSKLHEMVEIAMQEDWGVCVAHMEMIARTIGQVIGQGAASGEFEVADLQLASLCACTAMMRFFHPQMIAQCATKPGPTIDEMIDFVIAGLSPRAKAN, via the coding sequence ATGACGCTGATTTCGGAACACATCGAGACTGACACCCGCGAGAAGATCCTCGTGGTGGCGGAGCGTCTGTTCAGGCAGATCGGCTATCAGAAGACGACGGTCGCCGACATCGCCAAGGAATTGCGGATGAGCCCCGCCAACGTCTATCGCTTCTTCGATTCGAAGAAGGCGATTCACGAGGGCGTGGCGCGGACCCTGATGGGCGAGGTCGAGGTCGAGGCGCAACGGATCGCGTCGATGCCCGGACCCGCGGCAGTCCGTCTGCGCGACATGATGAAGACCATCAATCGCATGAACACCGAGCGCTATGTCGGCGATTCCAAGCTGCATGAGATGGTCGAGATCGCGATGCAGGAGGACTGGGGCGTCTGCGTCGCTCACATGGAGATGATTGCCCGGACCATCGGCCAGGTGATCGGGCAGGGCGCCGCCTCCGGCGAGTTCGAGGTTGCCGATTTGCAGCTCGCCTCGCTTTGCGCCTGCACCGCGATGATGCGGTTCTTCCACCCGCAGATGATCGCGCAATGCGCCACCAAGCCCGGCCCGACGATCGACGAAATGATCGATTTCGTGATTGCGGGGCTGTCGCCACGTGCCAAGGCGAATTGA
- a CDS encoding flavin reductase family protein, protein MDAKSPKDLHYYEPKNGHGLKHDPFNAIIAPRPIGWISSRDGKGNVNLAPYSFFNAFCYHPPIIGFSSTNWKDSAGNIQETGEFVWNLATMDLAKQMNATAAHVAADVDEFKLAGLTAASCKLVNVPRVAESPVAFECKLTQIIQLQGKDGEKAQAWLTLGEVVAVHIDKAFIKDGVYQTGLAHPIVRAGRRGDYFEIKPENMFEMIRPD, encoded by the coding sequence ATGGACGCCAAGAGCCCAAAAGACCTGCACTACTACGAGCCGAAGAACGGGCACGGCCTCAAGCACGACCCCTTCAACGCCATCATCGCCCCGCGCCCGATCGGGTGGATTTCCTCGCGCGATGGCAAGGGCAACGTCAATCTGGCGCCTTACAGCTTCTTCAACGCCTTCTGCTATCACCCGCCGATTATCGGCTTTTCCTCCACCAACTGGAAAGACAGCGCGGGCAATATCCAGGAGACCGGCGAGTTCGTCTGGAATCTCGCCACAATGGATCTGGCGAAGCAGATGAACGCGACGGCGGCCCACGTTGCCGCTGATGTCGACGAGTTCAAGCTCGCAGGCCTTACGGCCGCGTCCTGCAAGCTCGTCAACGTGCCCCGGGTAGCGGAAAGCCCCGTTGCCTTCGAATGCAAGCTGACGCAGATCATCCAATTGCAGGGCAAGGACGGCGAAAAGGCACAGGCCTGGCTGACGCTCGGCGAAGTCGTCGCCGTCCACATCGACAAGGCCTTCATCAAGGACGGCGTTTACCAGACCGGCCTCGCCCATCCGATCGTCCGCGCCGGCCGCCGCGGCGACTATTTCGAGATCAAGCCGGAAAACATGTTCGAGATGATCCGGCCGGATTAA